GATAAAGCGTGCTTCGGCAATAAAGGTATTGATCTGGTCTTCAGTAAGTTCCCCGGATGCCCGGCCGACACTTTCCAAGACGTTATTTGCCCGGGCGATACATTTGTAGGCATTCAACCACCAATCATTGACGAAGTCCGTTTGGCCATTTATTGTTGCACCTATTATCGCATTGACTGATTCACGATAGATAAAGTCATCGGTCCATGAATTATCGTCAGCTGGCCAGAAAACATGTTTATATAATCCGTTAAGCGACATATTTATTTCCTCCACGGTAGCATTCCAGGTCTCACTGGAGCCCTGGGAAAGCGGATTCAAGTCTAATTTGCTGCAAGAACTGAGTAACAATCCCACAGTTATGAAGCCGTATATTTTTCGTTTTATCATCATATTAAAATTTTAGAGATGCACCAAATAAGAAAGTTGAGGTAATGGGGTAACCTAGGCTCGTCATTTCGGGATCCCAACCTTTTGGGAAATTATGAATGCTGAGCAAATCATTAACGGTCGTATAAAGCCTTAACCCCTTTATATGGATTTTTTCCACGAGACGGGTCGGCAGGTTATAACCCACTGTTACATTTTTTAAACGGAAGTAACCACCATTGATCAGCCAGAAATCCGACAAGGCATAGTTATTACCGATAGATGTGTAACTGTAGCGGGGGTATCTGACAGATAGGTTTTCCTCTGGACTTTGGTAAGCGCTCCAACTGTTGCCGTCCAATATTTCCGGAAAATTGCCCCAGTTTTCCAATAGCGGACTAACCATGTGTGAACCGAGCCGTGCGTTTTGTTTGCCAACGCCTTGTATTGTCAATGATAGATCCCAGCTTTTGTAACCGAGATTGATGGTTCCGCCATACATCAACCGCGGTAAAGATCCTCCGAGTAATACGCGGTCATAGTCGGGCGAGATTATACCATCGGGAACGCCATTCGGGCCGCTGATATCGCGATAGCGAACGTCGCCGGGACGTACATTGTTATTCAGCCTGGCCGAATTATCGACTTCCTCCTGGGTTTGGTAGATTCCGTCCGACAAGTAGCCGTACCACTCGTTAAATTCACTTCCCTGGATGTTGATCTGGTCGCCAATAAACTCGGTCCCTCCCAGATCGCCCATCTTGGATTTGAAATCAGATAAGTTGAAGCTTAAGCCATAGCGTAGATCGCCGACTTGGTCATTCCAACCTATTTGGAATTCCCACCCACTGGTATACATCTTGCCGGTATTCTGATAGGGGTTGTCAAATCCTACGTAGTCGGGTATCTCCAGCTCCAACAACATGTCCTTAGTGGTTTTCTTATAATAATCCCCAACGAAAGTCAGTTTATTATGAAAAAAATTGAGGTCTATGCCGATGTCTACCGATGAGGTTGTTTCCCAACTAATATCGCGGATAGCATATTGCCATTGTGCAGCTGATTGCCCGGCGACGATGGCATTCCCCTGATAGAAGAGGGATTCATTTTCAAAAGTCAAGATACGCTGGTAAGGGTAATTACCAATACGTTCGTTCCCCAAAGTCCCATATGATGCACGTAATTTGAGGAAAGATAGTATGCCTGTCCCATCCTTTAAAAATGACTCCTCGGATACCACCCAGCCTGCAGATACCGATGGGAAAGATCCCCAGCGGTAGTTGGGCGCAAATCGGGAAGAGGCATCAAAGCGTACATTTGCTTGTAAAAGGTATTTATTTTTGTAATTATAATTTACGCGGCCGAACCAGGAGCGGTACGCATTTTCAACGGCTCCGCCACTATTATCGCGTAAATGCAAAGGACCAACGTCCAGGTATGGATAACCGCTAACTGTGTATTGGCCTCTTGAAGCACCTAGTGTTTCATCGAAGGCATAGAAATATTCATAACCTGCCAAGAGATCGAGGTTATGCTCACCGATTTGTTTATTATAATTTGCTAAGAACTGAACCGTATAGCGATGGCTGTCATTGCGCGTCTCTGCCAATTTTGTTTCCGCAGCG
This Olivibacter sp. SDN3 DNA region includes the following protein-coding sequences:
- a CDS encoding TonB-dependent receptor — encoded protein: MIKNIFIPKFIFLLAILLSFENYAVYAQEEISISGQVVNAQKEPLPGVSIYVKQGSTTTTKIGTKTDTLGNFALRVPQNATLTVSYVGFKAQEVQVGRQTSVSIILSPDDAVLDEVVVVGYGTINKKDLTGAVSSVQGDEIISRKTTQVSQALQGAVPGVMVTRSGNAPGSAATIRIRGITTITEGGMNPLYILDGVPIDDINTVNPNDIENISVLKDAASASIYGSRAASGVILITTKRAKEGQIGLDYSFEYGLERATRYPATVGAKRFMEMTNELRWNDNGNNDNQYPTYPKDIIDNYDQLHAENPDLYPNTDWRGLTLNRYAPRQSHILSLYGASKLVRTRASLVYDHNEAFYDNRNYDRVTARINNDFTISKYLNAAIDLNYRRTIDEDAITDPMYRLGISPPVYAALWADGRLGAGKDGANIYGLTKDGGFNNNWYNQVGGKISLDFTPVDGLKLTGVFSPFLNFDKGKQFNRQIPYSSFAEPGIIAGYMDGAAETKLAETRNDSHRYTVQFLANYNKQIGEHNLDLLAGYEYFYAFDETLGASRGQYTVSGYPYLDVGPLHLRDNSGGAVENAYRSWFGRVNYNYKNKYLLQANVRFDASSRFAPNYRWGSFPSVSAGWVVSEESFLKDGTGILSFLKLRASYGTLGNERIGNYPYQRILTFENESLFYQGNAIVAGQSAAQWQYAIRDISWETTSSVDIGIDLNFFHNKLTFVGDYYKKTTKDMLLELEIPDYVGFDNPYQNTGKMYTSGWEFQIGWNDQVGDLRYGLSFNLSDFKSKMGDLGGTEFIGDQINIQGSEFNEWYGYLSDGIYQTQEEVDNSARLNNNVRPGDVRYRDISGPNGVPDGIISPDYDRVLLGGSLPRLMYGGTINLGYKSWDLSLTIQGVGKQNARLGSHMVSPLLENWGNFPEILDGNSWSAYQSPEENLSVRYPRYSYTSIGNNYALSDFWLINGGYFRLKNVTVGYNLPTRLVEKIHIKGLRLYTTVNDLLSIHNFPKGWDPEMTSLGYPITSTFLFGASLKF